The following proteins come from a genomic window of Gemmatimonadota bacterium:
- a CDS encoding aminotransferase class I/II-fold pyridoxal phosphate-dependent enzyme, whose product MERRSETKRELSDETGNGLQMAPELMLELAHKAAELLVARTETLPGENAWDGEFRQGLEKLLLKDPPEAGRSPEEVIEQVAREILPIAMRLDHPRCFAFIPSSPTWPGVLADFMAAGYNVNACTWLVGSGPSQLELVVIDWLRQWLGYPESAGGLFTSGGSAASLDAFVAAREAAGHPERATVYMSDQSHSAHIRAARIIGVRPECIRLIPSDDLFRLDMDALARAVVDDRAAGFNPIAVCANAGTSSTGTIDPIEAMADYCEAEGIWLHVDAAYGGFAVVTEQGKELLRGIERADSIGLDAHKWFFQPYEAGCLLVKNLSTLENAFGVHHDILQDAIWGANHPNFSDRGLQLSRSVRALKVWMSVQTFGMDAFRRAVAKGMELAARAEAYVRESQTLEMLNPASLGIVCFRINPADTSIDEEELAEINKTILARIFWEDKAFISSTLLHGKFSLRLCIANHTTTWDDVRETLEVAEQFGREALA is encoded by the coding sequence GCGCACAAAGCCGCGGAGCTTTTGGTGGCGCGAACCGAGACCTTGCCCGGGGAAAATGCCTGGGATGGAGAATTCAGGCAGGGGCTGGAGAAACTACTCCTGAAGGATCCGCCCGAAGCTGGACGATCCCCAGAGGAAGTCATTGAGCAGGTTGCACGCGAGATTCTCCCAATTGCGATGCGACTGGACCACCCACGTTGCTTCGCGTTTATACCGTCTTCACCCACCTGGCCCGGTGTGCTGGCCGATTTCATGGCCGCCGGATACAACGTCAACGCATGCACCTGGCTGGTCGGGAGCGGTCCAAGTCAACTCGAACTGGTCGTCATTGATTGGTTGCGGCAATGGCTCGGCTATCCAGAAAGCGCGGGTGGGCTTTTCACAAGCGGAGGTTCCGCGGCCAGCCTCGACGCCTTTGTTGCAGCGAGAGAAGCCGCAGGTCACCCCGAGCGTGCGACCGTCTATATGAGCGATCAGAGCCATAGCGCGCACATCCGCGCAGCCAGGATCATCGGCGTTCGCCCAGAGTGCATACGCTTGATCCCGAGTGACGACCTCTTCCGCCTGGACATGGATGCACTTGCACGCGCCGTGGTCGATGACCGCGCAGCGGGATTTAATCCCATTGCAGTATGCGCCAACGCCGGAACGAGCAGTACCGGGACTATCGATCCGATCGAAGCCATGGCAGACTACTGCGAGGCAGAAGGAATATGGCTACACGTTGACGCTGCGTACGGCGGCTTCGCTGTCGTAACCGAACAGGGCAAAGAACTCCTGCGCGGGATCGAACGTGCAGATTCCATCGGGCTGGATGCGCACAAATGGTTCTTCCAACCTTATGAGGCCGGTTGCCTTCTGGTGAAGAACCTGAGTACGCTTGAAAACGCCTTCGGCGTTCACCACGATATTCTCCAGGACGCAATATGGGGTGCGAACCACCCGAACTTCTCGGATCGCGGCCTGCAACTGAGCCGCTCGGTACGCGCGCTTAAGGTCTGGATGTCCGTTCAGACCTTCGGAATGGACGCATTTCGGCGAGCCGTAGCAAAGGGAATGGAACTGGCTGCCCGCGCCGAGGCATACGTCCGTGAAAGCCAAACCCTGGAAATGTTGAACCCCGCGTCTCTGGGGATCGTATGCTTCCGAATCAATCCCGCCGATACCTCTATTGATGAGGAAGAACTCGCAGAGATCAACAAGACAATACTCGCTCGCATCTTTTGGGAAGACAAAGCCTTTATATCCTCGACGCTTCTACATGGGAAGTTTTCACTCCGGCTGTGCATCGCCAACCACACCACGACCTGGGACGATGTACGCGAGACTCTTGAGGTTGCCGAGCAATTCGGGCGAGAGGCGTTAGCCTGA